From one Brevibacterium sp. 'Marine' genomic stretch:
- a CDS encoding ABC transporter permease: MSIGTPKQPAKAPVTEAARRDPVEPGLKRWQIRFPKALRTPLGFVGAGILVIWLIVAIFAPLLAPFDPLAQNFPRLSAPNGENLLGTDALGRDVLSRLLVAARTTLPAAVFVVICSALLGSVLGAIAGYFGRAVDEIIMRIADLVFAFPTIILAMVIAAALGPGLKNAIIAILLVSWPSYARVTRSLVMTARSSEYVIAGRLLGFSAGRSLAREIAPNVLSPVVVLATLDVGSAILTMAGLSFLSLGAVPPTPDWGAMISEGVSQFAAWWIAFFPGLCILTIVMAFNFIGDSLRDTLDPHTSQEVGETTA, encoded by the coding sequence CAGATCCGCTTCCCTAAGGCCCTGCGCACTCCACTGGGTTTCGTGGGCGCAGGGATCCTCGTAATCTGGCTGATCGTGGCGATCTTCGCACCACTCCTGGCCCCATTCGACCCTTTGGCGCAGAACTTCCCAAGGTTGTCTGCTCCCAACGGTGAGAATCTGCTCGGCACCGACGCACTGGGCCGGGACGTACTCTCCCGACTCCTCGTAGCCGCCCGCACCACACTGCCTGCCGCGGTGTTCGTCGTCATCTGTTCGGCATTGCTCGGCTCGGTGCTGGGCGCTATCGCCGGGTACTTCGGTCGAGCCGTCGACGAGATCATCATGCGCATCGCCGATCTGGTGTTCGCCTTCCCCACAATCATCCTCGCCATGGTCATCGCAGCCGCCCTCGGACCGGGACTGAAGAACGCGATCATCGCGATTCTGCTAGTCTCATGGCCGTCCTACGCCCGTGTCACCAGGTCTCTGGTGATGACCGCACGCAGCAGCGAATACGTCATCGCCGGACGGCTGCTCGGATTCAGCGCGGGCAGATCACTGGCCCGTGAAATCGCCCCGAACGTCCTATCCCCCGTTGTCGTGCTCGCCACTCTCGACGTCGGTTCGGCCATTCTCACCATGGCCGGTCTGTCGTTCCTGTCTCTCGGCGCCGTTCCGCCGACGCCGGATTGGGGCGCAATGATCAGCGAAGGAGTCTCTCAGTTCGCGGCCTGGTGGATCGCGTTCTTCCCCGGACTCTGCATCCTCACCATTGTCATGGCATTCAACTTCATCGGCGACAGTCTGCGCGATACTCTCGACCCGCATACCTCCCAGGAAGTCGGTGAGACTACCGCATGA
- the iadA gene encoding beta-aspartyl-peptidase has protein sequence MVILIRGAEVFAPEPLGVCDILVEGSRIAYLGETDSHTVAQLPDSTVIDATGLTAVPGFIDPHVHIIGGGGEGGYATRTPEIDVADIIRAGVTTVVGCLGTDSITRSHRGLIAKARGLEEEGITTFVYTGSYQLPARTVTGSVADDIVLIDKVIGAGEIAISERRSFQPTIEELADVVSQCHVGGLLSGKAGVTHFHTGSHPTRLSPLHRLLDDYPIAPPAVYATHITRDVELIAEAVGLAAKGAYVDMTAGTSTVESVKAFAEFGGSLDRLTLSSDANGSLPKFDAHGRLTELTVADQSTLFEQVWACADTSGLSLSQVLSFVTSNTADALKLPRKGRIRPGSDADLLFVDEEHSVQHGFAMGRPTISGGELLVRSTFDQRPR, from the coding sequence ATGGTCATTCTGATACGCGGGGCGGAGGTATTCGCACCCGAACCGCTCGGTGTCTGCGACATCCTCGTGGAAGGCTCACGCATCGCCTACCTCGGCGAGACGGACAGCCACACCGTCGCACAGCTGCCGGATTCGACAGTCATCGATGCCACCGGGCTGACTGCCGTGCCCGGCTTCATCGACCCCCATGTGCACATCATCGGAGGCGGAGGTGAAGGCGGGTATGCGACTCGCACACCCGAGATCGACGTCGCCGACATCATCCGCGCAGGTGTGACCACAGTCGTCGGATGCCTCGGCACCGACTCCATCACCCGATCTCACCGCGGCCTCATCGCCAAGGCTCGAGGTCTCGAAGAAGAGGGCATCACGACATTCGTCTACACCGGCAGCTACCAGCTTCCCGCACGAACTGTCACCGGTTCCGTCGCCGACGACATCGTCCTCATCGACAAAGTGATCGGGGCCGGAGAGATCGCCATCTCCGAACGGCGGTCGTTCCAACCGACGATCGAAGAACTGGCCGACGTCGTCAGCCAATGCCATGTCGGCGGGCTTCTCAGCGGAAAAGCCGGAGTCACTCACTTCCATACAGGTTCGCATCCGACTCGGCTGTCACCACTTCATCGCCTCCTCGACGACTATCCGATAGCTCCGCCTGCGGTGTATGCCACCCACATCACCCGTGATGTCGAGCTTATCGCCGAGGCGGTCGGCCTGGCAGCCAAGGGTGCTTATGTCGACATGACCGCTGGTACGTCCACTGTGGAATCTGTGAAGGCGTTCGCCGAGTTCGGCGGCAGTCTCGATCGACTCACTCTGTCATCAGATGCCAACGGAAGTCTGCCGAAATTCGATGCTCATGGACGCCTGACGGAATTGACAGTGGCAGATCAGTCGACGCTGTTCGAGCAGGTGTGGGCGTGCGCTGACACCAGTGGACTGTCCTTGTCTCAGGTCCTCTCGTTCGTCACCTCCAACACCGCAGATGCGTTGAAGCTTCCGCGCAAAGGTCGAATCCGACCGGGCTCTGACGCCGATCTGCTGTTCGTCGACGAAGAGCATTCCGTTCAGCACGGATTCGCCATGGGTCGCCCGACCATCAGCGGGGGCGAGCTGCTGGTCAGAAGCACATTCGATCAGAGGCCACGCTGA
- a CDS encoding ABC transporter ATP-binding protein, whose product MSMISIKDLNLLVTSGKKTTHILDDVSFDLEAGRITGVAGASGSGKTQTGLAIMGLSPTGAELSGSIDFDGVELVGMPAKQHNRLRGVQLSMVFQDPASAFHPMLTVGDQITDHLRHHQKVSKRAALAKAIAILGRTRVPHPEEAVKKYPHQFSGGQLQRIAFASAIICDPKVLIADEPTTALDVTVQAGILRLLRELCDDLDLAVLLVTHDFGVLSSVADTIVVMKNGVVVETGEREAIITAPRHEYTRSLIESLPGAEVSP is encoded by the coding sequence ATGAGCATGATCAGCATCAAAGACCTCAATCTGTTGGTCACCTCGGGGAAGAAGACCACTCATATTCTCGATGATGTCTCTTTCGACCTCGAAGCAGGTCGCATCACCGGAGTCGCGGGTGCATCTGGGTCCGGCAAGACCCAGACCGGCTTGGCGATCATGGGGCTCTCCCCCACAGGCGCGGAGCTGAGCGGAAGCATCGACTTCGATGGAGTCGAACTGGTGGGAATGCCTGCCAAACAGCACAATCGCCTGCGCGGAGTGCAGCTGTCGATGGTCTTCCAGGATCCGGCCTCAGCATTCCATCCCATGCTCACCGTCGGCGACCAGATCACCGATCACCTTCGACATCACCAGAAGGTATCGAAGAGAGCTGCCCTGGCCAAAGCCATCGCGATCCTCGGCCGAACCAGAGTTCCGCACCCGGAAGAAGCGGTGAAGAAATACCCCCACCAGTTCTCCGGCGGACAGCTGCAGCGTATTGCTTTCGCCTCAGCGATCATCTGCGACCCGAAGGTCCTCATCGCCGACGAACCGACTACAGCACTCGATGTCACCGTTCAGGCAGGCATCCTCCGACTACTGCGTGAACTCTGCGACGACCTCGACCTCGCTGTGCTCCTGGTCACCCACGATTTCGGGGTGCTGTCCTCGGTCGCGGACACCATCGTCGTAATGAAGAACGGCGTCGTCGTCGAAACCGGCGAACGGGAGGCCATCATCACCGCGCCCAGACACGAGTATACGCGCTCTCTCATCGAATCCCTGCCAGGTGCGGAGGTCTCCCCGTGA
- a CDS encoding ATP-binding cassette domain-containing protein, protein MTSIDQAPTATAGRSSAADAPLLSLDSVACEYKLDGGGRFRAVNGVSLELGRSEVLGLVGESGCGKSTLAKLICGLEKPASGSITFDGTPVRALGLKKRAKELLGIQMVFQNPYASLNPRRRIRDQLDDALALNPHGTWSVESLLEAVDLPSDSAQRYSHSFSGGQRQRIAIARALAAGPKVLVGDEPIASLDAFLQARIARMMRDLAIDSGASMIFISHDLSVVRDIADRVAVMEAGRIVEVAPTDQIWNEPQHPYTKKLLAAIPKVDGKGIIPGND, encoded by the coding sequence GTGACATCGATCGACCAAGCTCCAACCGCAACCGCCGGACGCTCCTCCGCAGCAGATGCACCTCTGTTGTCACTCGATTCCGTTGCGTGCGAATACAAACTCGACGGCGGAGGTCGCTTCCGGGCAGTCAACGGAGTGTCTTTGGAACTGGGTCGATCGGAAGTGCTCGGACTCGTCGGCGAATCCGGCTGCGGAAAGTCGACACTGGCCAAACTCATCTGCGGATTGGAAAAACCTGCGAGCGGCTCCATCACCTTCGACGGCACACCGGTCAGAGCACTCGGTCTGAAGAAGAGAGCGAAGGAACTGCTCGGCATTCAGATGGTCTTCCAGAATCCTTACGCGTCTCTCAATCCGCGCAGGCGTATCCGTGACCAGCTCGACGATGCGCTGGCGCTCAATCCTCACGGCACGTGGAGCGTCGAATCGCTGCTGGAAGCCGTCGACTTGCCGTCCGACTCAGCACAGCGCTACTCGCATTCGTTCTCCGGCGGACAGAGGCAGCGCATCGCAATCGCTCGTGCTCTGGCCGCAGGTCCGAAAGTGCTCGTCGGGGATGAACCCATTGCGTCACTCGATGCGTTCCTCCAGGCACGGATCGCTCGCATGATGCGAGACCTCGCCATCGACTCCGGTGCCTCGATGATATTCATCAGCCACGATCTCTCGGTTGTCCGCGACATCGCTGACAGGGTCGCAGTGATGGAAGCCGGCCGCATCGTCGAAGTCGCTCCGACCGACCAGATCTGGAATGAACCGCAGCACCCGTACACGAAGAAGCTGCTGGCCGCCATCCCCAAGGTCGATGGTAAGGGAATCATCCCGGGCAACGACTGA